The genomic DNA GCAAAAAACATGAAGATCGTATAACACTAAAATATTTTGAAATTAATAGACCCTTTAGAACTGAAATTGGTATAAGTAACTTTGGTGTACCAACCGCAAATTTCATTGACTTTTATTAAAGATGGTATTACTTGTCATTCAGCAGACAATAATCATAAGGATCCTATCGTGTTGAAAACAATCCTCATCTTATCCATTATCTCAATGGCAGTCTTTATTGCTGCTTTTTTACTCATGTACGTCTCAAAGGGGGTTCGTTTTAAAGGAGCTCACGCCCGAGGGGAACAAAAACGATATGATAAAGCGAAACGCAAGCTGAAGCAGTTGCAGGATTAGCACTTCATTAAAAAAGGCGAGGTCACCCTCGCCTTTTTTATTAAACATGTAAGTGAGTGTTATTTAACTAACGTCATGCTCTTGGTTAAAATAATACCATTAACATTCAGTTTGGCGATATAAACACCCGAGGCCAGGTTACTGCCATTAAAAGTCACTGAATATTCACCAGCGGCTTGATAACCCTGAGTTAATACTGATACTTCAGCACCCTTAAGGTTGTATACACGAAAATCAACAACACCGGCATCAGTCAGGACATAATCCATGGTTGTGCTGGGGTTGAAGGGGTTGGGATAATTGGCAGACAGCTTATATCCATGTGCGAAAGTGTCTGTATGTTCCCAGACACCAGTCGCGCCTTTTTCCAACCGGTAGATAGCGTCGGTATCCCAAGAATTGAAAAAGGTAACATAAGCAATATTGCCATCACTGGTAAAATCAATCCCACGTGGTTTGGCGCCTAAGTCAGCAGCACCAGGAACAAAAAGACTATCCATGATATTGCCAGAAACAGGATCATAGGCATAAAAACCACAATTGGTCCAGCCTGCTCCACCTGAATTGCCAGCCCAGAGATAATTTGTAACGGGTTGCCAGCCAGTAGCTTCTACGGCCATTCCACGCAAAACAGTATCGATCTGAGTTAAATAGTCACCATCAAGACCGTCATTACTATGAAACTTAATAACCCCATTGCCGCTGGTAAATGAACAGAAATAGATATCATTAGCATCAGCAGATACTTCAATGGTTCTGGAATAACCAGTACAGTAGTCACCGCTTACCAACTCATCAAGGAGTTCGAAATCAGTATCAAAGGCTTTGATGGGATTGCCGCCTGCAACTACCATGTTGGTATACAGGTTACCGTCTGCATCAAAAGCTGCTGCTG from Candidatus Neomarinimicrobiota bacterium includes the following:
- a CDS encoding T9SS type A sorting domain-containing protein; this translates as MKKMLLVVLVLAVFGSLAIGQDWGWTGTIPPDSAGTGWPASYGQGMAVDGAGKIWYTSYYSADSVDVGDGVMESCRAIYVFNPDGTQASFSPIKTITVDGVEDTLWNSNRGLRTDPDGNIVAGSWCVYYRINHTTGAGMQKLLPFPSTDPEAGPWDGESITAAAFDADGNLYTNMVVAGGNPIKAFDTDFELLDELVSGDYCTGYSRTIEVSADANDIYFCSFTSGNGVIKFHSNDGLDGDYLTQIDTVLRGMAVEATGWQPVTNYLWAGNSGGAGWTNCGFYAYDPVSGNIMDSLFVPGAADLGAKPRGIDFTSDGNIAYVTFFNSWDTDAIYRLEKGATGVWEHTDTFAHGYKLSANYPNPFNPSTTMDYVLTDAGVVDFRVYNLKGAEVSVLTQGYQAAGEYSVTFNGSNLASGVYIAKLNVNGIILTKSMTLVK